A stretch of the Larimichthys crocea isolate SSNF chromosome IX, L_crocea_2.0, whole genome shotgun sequence genome encodes the following:
- the camsap1a gene encoding calmodulin-regulated spectrin-associated protein 1a isoform X2, translating to MDVEVSAGRDSTWRRAAAAGGGGGGGGDDAGGGGGGGIEAQVVPLELYDSARAKIDANLRWLFAKAYDHIPADLRDPFYTDQYEQEHIKPLIIRLLLSGELYCRVCGLILPAEQAASLQSHQSVIQALSRKGIYVLQADNSPVSDLDLSSAPIKMSSHIHLIDALMMAYIVEMISIEKVVSSVKRFANFSASKELPFDLEDAMVFWINKVNVKMREIVEKELKIKQQLLESPSHQKVRYRRDHLSGRVLQHFPLLDDLVKDVCDGTALLAVIHFYCPELIRLDDICLKEVPSIADSVYNIQLLHEFSNEYLNKCFYLKPEDMLYSPPVLKNNMMVFIAELFWWFETVKPEFVQPRDLQEIRDVRLLLQPKSSRPHAPISGVTKRSFLTSSNSADTLTTPTSPDLSTKPRPLSPSHSLLPLRQRHQKVADESTSELRNRSSTMTRTDGQHQGSILAWPERRQRPLSQPVPYALHGLLEDDADSISLARSISKDSLASNITSITPKHMLGPGPPLAQHRLSGQSLLSHMRIEDEEEEIEEEELVAVIHPSAFSRHRLGSDMEQDELEIQSAAPTSRVSNTRCSPRLDMGPFSPDHQADGYFLEPLMPAIPKPAKEKSISLNKEEESGESRFRGAAAARKASANVPNTSQRKAPVVESNRSTFMPIPVAESAPSSLRPPTEGSIGVSQSGKKQPHGFFLHLSGEPERQSAYSTLLEVGHDSDSDIADLEEDEEDDDQMELTKEVAKRGKGNYSEEGELCECGEGEGESAKLGEDLKVSERDDKEDCSGRSSPCLSTVSWASSCSASGSTSVKMTSFAERKLLKLGLRDGFSSTSSSQKTTPDGSEVAPCPPWQLRSDSTPSWVGKEPISVLGKNMVVSPSVVPSELLQLHMQLEEQRRAIEYQKKKMETLSARQRLKLGKAAFLNIVKKGGGKSDTLPLPLKHSESAELAKRSRVKTQSCKDDSCLDALKGQATAGQTEGGQAKRQNRLNSQSQDNVAEPDLNECSHSIDLLNEAISSIQHQMMQLSLQQDLLMKRVVSPPERVESSPSTTPIKTQSPSSTSDSRSFAVHFVDIGGGISAPARRPPKLSSSQRSKASEQKQSRDNSKTVSIKSPRENPCGDQKIESIVESSKVERNIQRNTTFRVHDDGNQHSSGEETGCLLDKTQPQDLQGMSSTSTSPSQAAEEEENNVANSGKEATGADENTRVKGQLIEVALEDGSADVIVESEQKNVIGFFFKDDEKAEDEMAKRRAAFLLKQQRKAEESRLRKQQQEAESELKRDEARRKAEEDRVRKEEEKARRELIKQEYLRRKQQALMEEQGLVKPRPRTKSRRSRPKSLHREESNSLSKASATRNSLKVSMLIKAKGSAAAELSCSHRGSTLSLATEADSVISGGAESQRAGSVCSMESFPMLSRASSRNFERDWENGSIASSITSMEYNGPKLFKEPSSKSNKPIIINAIAHCCLAGRVNESQKNAVLEELEKCESNHLIILFRDGGCQFRAIYSYSPDTEEIVKFTGTGPRTITRKMIDKLYKYSSDRKQFTVIPAKSVSVSVDALTIHNQLWQVKRPGSARRK from the exons atCACATCCCCGCAGACCTGCGGGACCCCTTCTACACAGACCAGTATGAGCAGGAACACATCAAGCCCCTCATTATTCGCCTGCTGCTGTCTGGAGAGCTCTACTGCCGGGTGTGTGGGCTCATCCTGCCCGCCGAGCAGGCTGCCTCACTCCAAAGCCACCAGTCTGTCATCCAGGCCCTGTCCAGGAAAGGCATCTACGTCCTGCAGGCAGACAATTCGCCTGTCTCGGATCTGGACCTCAGCTCGGCTCCCATCAAGATG AGCTCCCACATCCACCTCATTGACGCCCTGATGATGGCTTACATCGTGGAGATGATCAGCATAGAGAAAGTGGTGTCCAGTGTCAAGCGCTTCGCCAACTTCAGTGCCTCCAAGGAGCTGCCTTTCGACCTGGAAGACGCGATGGTCTTTTGGATCAACAAG GTGAACGTAAAGATGAGGGAGATCGTGGAAAAAGAGCTGAAAATTAAGCAACAACTGCTGGAGTCACCCAGTCACCAGAAG GTGCGTTACCGCAGAGATCACCTGTCGGGTCGGGTGCTTCAGCACTTCCCTTTGCTGGACGACCTGGTGAAGGATGTGTGCGACGGCACGGCTCTGCTGGCTGTGATCCACTTCTATTGCCCAGAACTCATTAGACTGGACG ATATCTGTCTGAAGGAGGTCCCCTCCATAGCAGACAGCGTGTACAACATCCAGCTACTACATGAGTTTTCTAACGAATACCTGAACAAGTGCTTCTATCTGAAGCCCGAAGACATGTTGTATTCTCCACCGGTACTAAAG AATAATATGATGGTCTTCATCGCTGAGCTCTTCTGGTGGTTTGAGACGGTGAAGCCAGAGTTTGTGCAGCCCAGGGACCTTCAGGAAATCAGAGATG TGAGATTACTGCTGCAGCCGAAGAGTTCACGACCCCATGCTCCCATCTCCGGCGTCACCAAACGTAGTTTCCTGACATCATCGAACTCCGCTGACACCTTGACCACACCCACGAGCCCTGACCTCAG CACTAAACCACGTCCATTAAGCCCATCTCACTCTTTGCTGCCCCTGAGACAGAGACATCAGAAAGTGGCTGACGAGAGCACTTCAg AGCTCAGAAACAGGTCCAGCACTATGACACGTACAGATGGACAGCATCAGGGCTCAATACTGGCCTGGccagagaggaggcagag GCCTTTATCCCAGCCGGTGCCCTACGCCCTGCATGGTCTCCTGGAGGATGATGCAGACAGCATCAGCCTCGCTCGCTCCATCAGCAAAGACAGCTTGGCCTCCAACATAACGAGCATCACCCCCAAACACATGCTGGGGCCAGGCCCCCCGCTGGCTCAGCACAGACTCAGTGGTCAAAGCCTGCTCAGTCACATGCGCAtcgaggacgaggaggaggaaatagaagaggaggagctggtTGCGGTCATCCATCCTTCTGCTTTTTCTCGTCATCGACTCGGGAGTGACATGGAGCAGGATGAGCTGGAAATCCAGAGTGCAGCCCCCACCTCGAGGGTTTCTAATACCCGTTGCTCTCCCCGCCTTGACATGGGTCCCTTTAGTCCCGATCACCAGGCAGACGGCTACTTTCTTGAACCTCTGATGCCTGCAATCCCTAAGCCAGCCAAAGAGAAGAGCATCAGCTtgaacaaggaggaggagagtggcgAGAGTCGTTTtagaggagcagcagctgctAGGAAAGCATCCGCCAATGTCCCAAACACCTCGCAGAGGAAAGCCCCTGTGGTTGAGTCAAACAGAAGCACCTTTATGCCCATACCTGTCGCAGAATCAGCCCCGAGCTCTCTCAGGCCACCCACAGAGGGGTCAATAGGCGTCTCTCAGTCTGGGAAGAAACAACCACATGGGTTTTTCCTCCATTTGTCAGGAGAGCCAGAGCGCCAAAGTGCTTACTCCACTTTGCTGGAGGTAGGGCATGACTCCGACTCAGACATTGCAGACCtcgaggaagacgaggaggacgacgaTCAGATGGAGCTGACTAAAGAGGTGGCgaagagaggaaaggggaaTTACTCAGAGGAGGGAGAGCTTTGTGaatgtggagagggagagggcgaGTCAGCCAAACTGGGAGAAGACTTGAAGGTTAGTGAGCGGGACGATAAGGAAGACTGCAGTGGACGCTCCAGCCCTTGCCTCAGCACCGTATCCTGGGCGAGCAGCTGCAGCGCATCAGGCAGCACCAGTGTTAAGATGACCAGCTTTGCAGAGAGAAAGCTGCTTAAACTTGGCCTCCGTGATGGATTCTCGAGTACCAGCAGCTCTCAGAAGACCACGCCAGATGGCTCTGAGGTTGCCCCCTGCCCTCCCTGGCAACTGAGGAGTGACAGCACCCCCAGCTGGGTAGGGAAAGAGCCTATTTCTGTGTTAGGGAAAAATATGGTGGTCAGTCCATCAGTCGTGCCTTCAGAGCTGCTGCAACTTCACATGCAGCTAGAAGAGCAAAGACGCGCTATTGAgtatcagaagaagaagatggagaccCTCTCAGCACGGCAGCGACTAAAGCTAGGCAAAGCTGCTTTCTTGAACATTGTAAAGAAGGGTGGAGGGAAGAGTGACACACTTCCTCTGCCCCTGAAACACTCTGAATCCGCAGAACTAGCTAAAAGGAGTAGAGTGAAGACCCAGTCCTGCAAGGATGACTCCTGTCTCGATGCTCTGAAGGGCCAGGCGACGGCAGGTCAAACAGAAGGAGGCCAggcaaaaagacagaacagGTTGAACTCCCAGTCCCAGGATAACGTGGCTGAACCCGATTTGAACGAGTGCTCCCACTCCATAGACCTGCTCAACGAAGCCATTAGTTCCATTCAGCACCAGATGATGCAGCTCTCTCTACAGCAAGACCTGCTGATGAAGCGTGTGGTGTCACCGCCAGAACGTGTCGAATCAAGCCCGAGCACAACCCCCATCAAAACACAATCACCGTCCTCTACCTCAGACTCCAGGTCCTTTGCAGTTCACTTTGTAGACATCGGCGGTGGCATCTCTGCTCCTGCTCGACGTCCTCCAAAGCTTAGCTCCAGCCAACGCAGCAAAGCCTCGgagcagaaacagagcagagacaacAGCAAGACGGTTTCCATCAAGTCCCCCAGAGAAAACCCTTGTGGAGACCAGAAGATAGAGAGTATTGTTGAGAGCTCCAAGGTCGagagaaacattcagagaaacACCACCTTCAGAGTTCATGATGATGGCAATCAACACAGCAGCGGAGAGGAAACTGGGTGCCTCTTGGACAAAACACAACCACAGGACCTACAAGGCATGTCCAGTACATCGACGTCTCCTTCACAggctgcagaagaagaggagaacaaTGTTGCCAACTCAGGGAAAGAGGCCACGGGCGCTGATGAGAATACCAGGGTCAAGGGTCAGCTGATTGAGGTCGCACTGGAGGATGGAAGCGCAGATGTTATAGTAGAGAGCGAGCAGAAGAATGTGATAGGCTTCTTCTTTAAG GATGACGAGAAAGCAGAGGACGAAATGGCAAAGCGTCGCGCCGCCTTCCTCCTCAAACAGCAACGCAAAGCCGAAGAGAGCAGACTACGCAAACAGCAGCAAGAAGCCGAGAGCGAGCTCAAACGCGACGAAGCCAG GCGCAAGGCAGAGGAGGATCGTGTCcgtaaggaggaggagaaggcgCGGCGAGAGCTTATTAAGCAGGAATACCTGCGGAGGAAGCAGCAAGCGTTGATGGAGGAGCAGGGTCTGGTCAAGCCTCGCCCACGGACTAAATCCCGCAGGAGCAGGCCTAAATCACTACACCGCGAAGAGTCAAACAGCCTCTCCAAAGCATCCGCCACAC GTAATTCTCTGAAGGTGTCCATGTTGATCAAAGCGAAGGGCTCAGCAGCAG ctgaacTGAGCTGCAGTCATCGAGGATCGACGCTCTCTTTGGCGACCGAGGCGGACAGCGTCATCTCTGGAGGGGCAGAGTCACAGAG GGCTGGATCTGTGTGCTCTATGGAGTCCTTCCCCATGCTGAGCAGAGCGTCCAGCAGGAACTTTGAGAGGGACTGGGAGAACGGATCTATAGCCTCTTCCATCACTTCCATGGAGTACAACG GTCCTAAACTCTTCAAGGAGCCGAGCTCCAAGTCCAACAAGCCAATCATCATCAATGCCATCGCTCACTGCTGTCTGGCTGGAAGGGTTAATGAGAGCCAGAAGAATGCTGTCCTGGAG GAGCTGGAAAAGTGCGAGTCCAATCACCTGATCATCCTCTTCCGCGACGGCGGGTGCCAATTCCGCGCCATTTACTCATACTCGCCGGACACGGAAGAGATCGTCAAGTTCACGGGCACAGGGCCGCGCACCATCACCCGGAAGATGATCGACAAGCTCTACAAATACAGCTCGGACCGCAAGCAGTTCACCGTCATCCCTGCCAAGTCTGTGTCGGTCAGCGTGGACGCCCTGACCATCCACAATCAACTCTGGCAGGTCAAGAGACCGGGGAGTGCGCGGAGGAAGTGA
- the camsap1a gene encoding calmodulin-regulated spectrin-associated protein 1a isoform X1 has translation MDVEVSAGRDSTWRRAAAAGGGGGGGGDDAGGGGGGGIEAQVVPLELYDSARAKIDANLRWLFAKAYDHIPADLRDPFYTDQYEQEHIKPLIIRLLLSGELYCRVCGLILPAEQAASLQSHQSVIQALSRKGIYVLQADNSPVSDLDLSSAPIKMSSHIHLIDALMMAYIVEMISIEKVVSSVKRFANFSASKELPFDLEDAMVFWINKVNVKMREIVEKELKIKQQLLESPSHQKSPSKWYWKLVPVRYRRDHLSGRVLQHFPLLDDLVKDVCDGTALLAVIHFYCPELIRLDDICLKEVPSIADSVYNIQLLHEFSNEYLNKCFYLKPEDMLYSPPVLKNNMMVFIAELFWWFETVKPEFVQPRDLQEIRDVRLLLQPKSSRPHAPISGVTKRSFLTSSNSADTLTTPTSPDLSTKPRPLSPSHSLLPLRQRHQKVADESTSELRNRSSTMTRTDGQHQGSILAWPERRQRPLSQPVPYALHGLLEDDADSISLARSISKDSLASNITSITPKHMLGPGPPLAQHRLSGQSLLSHMRIEDEEEEIEEEELVAVIHPSAFSRHRLGSDMEQDELEIQSAAPTSRVSNTRCSPRLDMGPFSPDHQADGYFLEPLMPAIPKPAKEKSISLNKEEESGESRFRGAAAARKASANVPNTSQRKAPVVESNRSTFMPIPVAESAPSSLRPPTEGSIGVSQSGKKQPHGFFLHLSGEPERQSAYSTLLEVGHDSDSDIADLEEDEEDDDQMELTKEVAKRGKGNYSEEGELCECGEGEGESAKLGEDLKVSERDDKEDCSGRSSPCLSTVSWASSCSASGSTSVKMTSFAERKLLKLGLRDGFSSTSSSQKTTPDGSEVAPCPPWQLRSDSTPSWVGKEPISVLGKNMVVSPSVVPSELLQLHMQLEEQRRAIEYQKKKMETLSARQRLKLGKAAFLNIVKKGGGKSDTLPLPLKHSESAELAKRSRVKTQSCKDDSCLDALKGQATAGQTEGGQAKRQNRLNSQSQDNVAEPDLNECSHSIDLLNEAISSIQHQMMQLSLQQDLLMKRVVSPPERVESSPSTTPIKTQSPSSTSDSRSFAVHFVDIGGGISAPARRPPKLSSSQRSKASEQKQSRDNSKTVSIKSPRENPCGDQKIESIVESSKVERNIQRNTTFRVHDDGNQHSSGEETGCLLDKTQPQDLQGMSSTSTSPSQAAEEEENNVANSGKEATGADENTRVKGQLIEVALEDGSADVIVESEQKNVIGFFFKDDEKAEDEMAKRRAAFLLKQQRKAEESRLRKQQQEAESELKRDEARRKAEEDRVRKEEEKARRELIKQEYLRRKQQALMEEQGLVKPRPRTKSRRSRPKSLHREESNSLSKASATRNSLKVSMLIKAKGSAAAELSCSHRGSTLSLATEADSVISGGAESQRAGSVCSMESFPMLSRASSRNFERDWENGSIASSITSMEYNGPKLFKEPSSKSNKPIIINAIAHCCLAGRVNESQKNAVLEELEKCESNHLIILFRDGGCQFRAIYSYSPDTEEIVKFTGTGPRTITRKMIDKLYKYSSDRKQFTVIPAKSVSVSVDALTIHNQLWQVKRPGSARRK, from the exons atCACATCCCCGCAGACCTGCGGGACCCCTTCTACACAGACCAGTATGAGCAGGAACACATCAAGCCCCTCATTATTCGCCTGCTGCTGTCTGGAGAGCTCTACTGCCGGGTGTGTGGGCTCATCCTGCCCGCCGAGCAGGCTGCCTCACTCCAAAGCCACCAGTCTGTCATCCAGGCCCTGTCCAGGAAAGGCATCTACGTCCTGCAGGCAGACAATTCGCCTGTCTCGGATCTGGACCTCAGCTCGGCTCCCATCAAGATG AGCTCCCACATCCACCTCATTGACGCCCTGATGATGGCTTACATCGTGGAGATGATCAGCATAGAGAAAGTGGTGTCCAGTGTCAAGCGCTTCGCCAACTTCAGTGCCTCCAAGGAGCTGCCTTTCGACCTGGAAGACGCGATGGTCTTTTGGATCAACAAG GTGAACGTAAAGATGAGGGAGATCGTGGAAAAAGAGCTGAAAATTAAGCAACAACTGCTGGAGTCACCCAGTCACCAGAAG TCTCCCTCCAAATGGTACTGGAAGCTTGTACCT GTGCGTTACCGCAGAGATCACCTGTCGGGTCGGGTGCTTCAGCACTTCCCTTTGCTGGACGACCTGGTGAAGGATGTGTGCGACGGCACGGCTCTGCTGGCTGTGATCCACTTCTATTGCCCAGAACTCATTAGACTGGACG ATATCTGTCTGAAGGAGGTCCCCTCCATAGCAGACAGCGTGTACAACATCCAGCTACTACATGAGTTTTCTAACGAATACCTGAACAAGTGCTTCTATCTGAAGCCCGAAGACATGTTGTATTCTCCACCGGTACTAAAG AATAATATGATGGTCTTCATCGCTGAGCTCTTCTGGTGGTTTGAGACGGTGAAGCCAGAGTTTGTGCAGCCCAGGGACCTTCAGGAAATCAGAGATG TGAGATTACTGCTGCAGCCGAAGAGTTCACGACCCCATGCTCCCATCTCCGGCGTCACCAAACGTAGTTTCCTGACATCATCGAACTCCGCTGACACCTTGACCACACCCACGAGCCCTGACCTCAG CACTAAACCACGTCCATTAAGCCCATCTCACTCTTTGCTGCCCCTGAGACAGAGACATCAGAAAGTGGCTGACGAGAGCACTTCAg AGCTCAGAAACAGGTCCAGCACTATGACACGTACAGATGGACAGCATCAGGGCTCAATACTGGCCTGGccagagaggaggcagag GCCTTTATCCCAGCCGGTGCCCTACGCCCTGCATGGTCTCCTGGAGGATGATGCAGACAGCATCAGCCTCGCTCGCTCCATCAGCAAAGACAGCTTGGCCTCCAACATAACGAGCATCACCCCCAAACACATGCTGGGGCCAGGCCCCCCGCTGGCTCAGCACAGACTCAGTGGTCAAAGCCTGCTCAGTCACATGCGCAtcgaggacgaggaggaggaaatagaagaggaggagctggtTGCGGTCATCCATCCTTCTGCTTTTTCTCGTCATCGACTCGGGAGTGACATGGAGCAGGATGAGCTGGAAATCCAGAGTGCAGCCCCCACCTCGAGGGTTTCTAATACCCGTTGCTCTCCCCGCCTTGACATGGGTCCCTTTAGTCCCGATCACCAGGCAGACGGCTACTTTCTTGAACCTCTGATGCCTGCAATCCCTAAGCCAGCCAAAGAGAAGAGCATCAGCTtgaacaaggaggaggagagtggcgAGAGTCGTTTtagaggagcagcagctgctAGGAAAGCATCCGCCAATGTCCCAAACACCTCGCAGAGGAAAGCCCCTGTGGTTGAGTCAAACAGAAGCACCTTTATGCCCATACCTGTCGCAGAATCAGCCCCGAGCTCTCTCAGGCCACCCACAGAGGGGTCAATAGGCGTCTCTCAGTCTGGGAAGAAACAACCACATGGGTTTTTCCTCCATTTGTCAGGAGAGCCAGAGCGCCAAAGTGCTTACTCCACTTTGCTGGAGGTAGGGCATGACTCCGACTCAGACATTGCAGACCtcgaggaagacgaggaggacgacgaTCAGATGGAGCTGACTAAAGAGGTGGCgaagagaggaaaggggaaTTACTCAGAGGAGGGAGAGCTTTGTGaatgtggagagggagagggcgaGTCAGCCAAACTGGGAGAAGACTTGAAGGTTAGTGAGCGGGACGATAAGGAAGACTGCAGTGGACGCTCCAGCCCTTGCCTCAGCACCGTATCCTGGGCGAGCAGCTGCAGCGCATCAGGCAGCACCAGTGTTAAGATGACCAGCTTTGCAGAGAGAAAGCTGCTTAAACTTGGCCTCCGTGATGGATTCTCGAGTACCAGCAGCTCTCAGAAGACCACGCCAGATGGCTCTGAGGTTGCCCCCTGCCCTCCCTGGCAACTGAGGAGTGACAGCACCCCCAGCTGGGTAGGGAAAGAGCCTATTTCTGTGTTAGGGAAAAATATGGTGGTCAGTCCATCAGTCGTGCCTTCAGAGCTGCTGCAACTTCACATGCAGCTAGAAGAGCAAAGACGCGCTATTGAgtatcagaagaagaagatggagaccCTCTCAGCACGGCAGCGACTAAAGCTAGGCAAAGCTGCTTTCTTGAACATTGTAAAGAAGGGTGGAGGGAAGAGTGACACACTTCCTCTGCCCCTGAAACACTCTGAATCCGCAGAACTAGCTAAAAGGAGTAGAGTGAAGACCCAGTCCTGCAAGGATGACTCCTGTCTCGATGCTCTGAAGGGCCAGGCGACGGCAGGTCAAACAGAAGGAGGCCAggcaaaaagacagaacagGTTGAACTCCCAGTCCCAGGATAACGTGGCTGAACCCGATTTGAACGAGTGCTCCCACTCCATAGACCTGCTCAACGAAGCCATTAGTTCCATTCAGCACCAGATGATGCAGCTCTCTCTACAGCAAGACCTGCTGATGAAGCGTGTGGTGTCACCGCCAGAACGTGTCGAATCAAGCCCGAGCACAACCCCCATCAAAACACAATCACCGTCCTCTACCTCAGACTCCAGGTCCTTTGCAGTTCACTTTGTAGACATCGGCGGTGGCATCTCTGCTCCTGCTCGACGTCCTCCAAAGCTTAGCTCCAGCCAACGCAGCAAAGCCTCGgagcagaaacagagcagagacaacAGCAAGACGGTTTCCATCAAGTCCCCCAGAGAAAACCCTTGTGGAGACCAGAAGATAGAGAGTATTGTTGAGAGCTCCAAGGTCGagagaaacattcagagaaacACCACCTTCAGAGTTCATGATGATGGCAATCAACACAGCAGCGGAGAGGAAACTGGGTGCCTCTTGGACAAAACACAACCACAGGACCTACAAGGCATGTCCAGTACATCGACGTCTCCTTCACAggctgcagaagaagaggagaacaaTGTTGCCAACTCAGGGAAAGAGGCCACGGGCGCTGATGAGAATACCAGGGTCAAGGGTCAGCTGATTGAGGTCGCACTGGAGGATGGAAGCGCAGATGTTATAGTAGAGAGCGAGCAGAAGAATGTGATAGGCTTCTTCTTTAAG GATGACGAGAAAGCAGAGGACGAAATGGCAAAGCGTCGCGCCGCCTTCCTCCTCAAACAGCAACGCAAAGCCGAAGAGAGCAGACTACGCAAACAGCAGCAAGAAGCCGAGAGCGAGCTCAAACGCGACGAAGCCAG GCGCAAGGCAGAGGAGGATCGTGTCcgtaaggaggaggagaaggcgCGGCGAGAGCTTATTAAGCAGGAATACCTGCGGAGGAAGCAGCAAGCGTTGATGGAGGAGCAGGGTCTGGTCAAGCCTCGCCCACGGACTAAATCCCGCAGGAGCAGGCCTAAATCACTACACCGCGAAGAGTCAAACAGCCTCTCCAAAGCATCCGCCACAC GTAATTCTCTGAAGGTGTCCATGTTGATCAAAGCGAAGGGCTCAGCAGCAG ctgaacTGAGCTGCAGTCATCGAGGATCGACGCTCTCTTTGGCGACCGAGGCGGACAGCGTCATCTCTGGAGGGGCAGAGTCACAGAG GGCTGGATCTGTGTGCTCTATGGAGTCCTTCCCCATGCTGAGCAGAGCGTCCAGCAGGAACTTTGAGAGGGACTGGGAGAACGGATCTATAGCCTCTTCCATCACTTCCATGGAGTACAACG GTCCTAAACTCTTCAAGGAGCCGAGCTCCAAGTCCAACAAGCCAATCATCATCAATGCCATCGCTCACTGCTGTCTGGCTGGAAGGGTTAATGAGAGCCAGAAGAATGCTGTCCTGGAG GAGCTGGAAAAGTGCGAGTCCAATCACCTGATCATCCTCTTCCGCGACGGCGGGTGCCAATTCCGCGCCATTTACTCATACTCGCCGGACACGGAAGAGATCGTCAAGTTCACGGGCACAGGGCCGCGCACCATCACCCGGAAGATGATCGACAAGCTCTACAAATACAGCTCGGACCGCAAGCAGTTCACCGTCATCCCTGCCAAGTCTGTGTCGGTCAGCGTGGACGCCCTGACCATCCACAATCAACTCTGGCAGGTCAAGAGACCGGGGAGTGCGCGGAGGAAGTGA